In Amycolatopsis solani, a single window of DNA contains:
- a CDS encoding LysE/ArgO family amino acid transporter → MFTLLLAGFGTGLSLIVAIGSQNAFLLQQGLRGGAVAPLVVICAVSDLVLIGLGVSGIGAVLERWPTAIGVIAVGGGAFLLGYGVLAARRAFRPSVMTVGDDTTPLRKAVLACVAFTWLNPHVYLDTVLLLGSVAVAHGDGRWLFGVGAGIASAVWFSALGFGAKRLAGVFAKPVAWRVLDVVIAVTMTGLGVTMLLSRV, encoded by the coding sequence GTGTTCACGCTTCTCCTGGCCGGGTTCGGGACCGGGCTGTCCCTCATCGTCGCGATCGGTTCACAGAACGCCTTTCTCTTGCAGCAAGGGCTGCGCGGGGGTGCGGTGGCGCCGCTGGTCGTCATCTGCGCTGTCTCCGATCTGGTGCTGATCGGGCTCGGGGTGAGCGGGATCGGGGCGGTGCTGGAGCGGTGGCCCACCGCCATCGGGGTCATCGCCGTCGGCGGCGGGGCGTTCCTGCTCGGCTACGGCGTCTTAGCGGCCCGGCGGGCGTTCCGGCCGTCGGTCATGACGGTCGGAGACGACACGACGCCGCTGCGGAAGGCCGTGCTGGCGTGCGTGGCCTTCACCTGGCTCAACCCGCACGTCTACCTGGACACCGTCCTGCTGCTCGGCTCGGTCGCCGTCGCCCACGGAGACGGACGGTGGCTGTTCGGCGTGGGGGCCGGGATCGCCAGCGCCGTCTGGTTCAGCGCGCTCGGGTTCGGGGCCAAGCGGCTCGCCGGGGTGTTCGCCAAGCCCGTCGCGTGGCGCGTGCTGGACGTCGTGATCGCCGTGACGATGACGGGGCTGGGCGTGACGATGCTGCTCAGCCGGGTTTAG
- a CDS encoding LysR family transcriptional regulator ArgP, with amino-acid sequence MSDLPLDQVRTLLAVVDEQSFDAAAAVLHVTPSAVSQRVKALEQRTGRVLLLRTKPIQLTASGQVLVRFARSLAQLEQDALSELGLGSSVRTLSIAVNADSLATWFLPALAEVPDAICFDLQREDQDHTAALLREGLVMAAVTASPQPVQGCTSVRLGRMRYRAMASPAFVAKWLSAAPLPSALPTAPVIVFDRKDDLQDRFLRGLTRRRSFTLVCHHIPASESFVDAVAAGLGWGMVPEIQAATRGAALVDLAPDRPLDVPLHWQQWKLDSPALAAVAGAVARGARASLR; translated from the coding sequence ATGTCCGATCTCCCACTCGACCAGGTCCGCACGCTGCTGGCCGTCGTGGACGAGCAAAGCTTCGACGCCGCGGCGGCGGTCCTGCACGTAACGCCCTCGGCGGTCAGCCAGCGCGTCAAAGCTCTCGAGCAGCGCACCGGCCGGGTGCTGCTCCTGCGCACCAAGCCGATCCAGCTGACGGCGTCGGGCCAGGTTCTGGTCCGGTTCGCGCGGTCACTGGCGCAGCTGGAGCAGGACGCGCTGTCCGAACTGGGCCTCGGCTCGTCGGTCCGCACCCTCTCGATCGCGGTCAACGCGGACTCCCTGGCCACCTGGTTCCTGCCGGCACTGGCCGAAGTCCCCGACGCCATCTGCTTCGACCTCCAACGAGAAGACCAGGACCACACCGCGGCCCTGCTCCGCGAAGGCCTTGTGATGGCCGCGGTAACGGCGTCGCCCCAACCGGTCCAGGGCTGCACGTCGGTGCGGCTGGGCCGCATGCGCTACCGGGCGATGGCGTCGCCGGCGTTCGTCGCCAAGTGGCTGTCGGCGGCTCCCCTGCCGTCGGCCCTCCCCACCGCGCCGGTGATCGTGTTCGACCGCAAGGACGACCTGCAGGACCGCTTCCTCCGCGGCCTGACGCGCCGCCGGAGCTTCACGCTGGTCTGCCACCACATCCCGGCTTCGGAATCCTTCGTGGACGCCGTCGCCGCGGGACTCGGCTGGGGCATGGTGCCGGAGATCCAAGCGGCCACGCGGGGTGCGGCGCTCGTGGACCTCGCTCCGGACCGGCCGCTCGACGTGCCGCTGCACTGGCAGCAGTGGAAGCTGGACTCCCCCGCACTGGCCGCGGTGGCCGGTGCGGTGGCCCGGGGCGCGCGGGCATCCCTTCGCTGA